From the genome of Varibaculum prostatecancerukia, one region includes:
- a CDS encoding DUF2505 domain-containing protein, whose amino-acid sequence MRDFELLIHYPSSPEQVLQLLNDPGFLEFRWTQMPKIHCQVQVKPAGVGTFVSRAKVNIADVKTSSPYGKLLPDQLIIEMVENWQDNPVPGLFAQGGFQMRMEKVPLRVQAESTLESAGADGSKTLRRVTGNLSVDIPFIGGKVEREILSHLQDLARGEEDAAKRWLAK is encoded by the coding sequence TTGCGTGATTTCGAGCTATTGATTCACTATCCATCCTCGCCAGAGCAGGTTTTGCAGCTGCTAAATGATCCGGGTTTTTTGGAATTTCGCTGGACGCAAATGCCGAAAATCCACTGCCAAGTCCAGGTGAAACCGGCGGGGGTGGGAACTTTTGTGTCGCGAGCAAAAGTGAATATTGCAGATGTGAAAACATCTTCTCCTTACGGGAAGCTGCTCCCGGACCAGTTAATAATCGAAATGGTTGAGAACTGGCAGGATAATCCGGTTCCGGGGCTGTTTGCCCAAGGCGGTTTCCAGATGCGGATGGAAAAAGTTCCCCTGCGAGTGCAGGCAGAAAGCACGCTAGAGTCCGCTGGAGCAGACGGAAGTAAGACTTTGCGACGCGTAACCGGAAATCTGAGCGTAGATATTCCCTTTATTGGCGGTAAAGTGGAACGAGAAATCCTCTCTCACCTGCAGGATTTGGCTCGCGGGGAAGAGGACGCGGCTAAGCGTTGGCTGGCGAAATAA